The Vicia villosa cultivar HV-30 ecotype Madison, WI linkage group LG1, Vvil1.0, whole genome shotgun sequence genome includes a region encoding these proteins:
- the LOC131615380 gene encoding polygalacturonase At1g48100-like, translating to MRLSPILILLFSIYFLTLFLYVDARHHSHTKHKHYHNPPSEISQPPSPLPSPPYPRPPSPLPSPPYSIPPSPLPSPPYSSAPPEELPSPPPTSDHNSCQNVSGLFDVRKFGAVGDGVTDDTESFKMAWDTACQSELPLNVIFVPSGFSFIVQSTIFTGPCNGGIVLKVDGTLMTPDGPQSWLKNNSRRQWLVFYRINGMSLEGGGTIDGRGQKWWDLPCKPHKGPNGTTLAGPCDSPVAIRFFLSSNLTVKGLRIKNSPQFHFRFDGCQTVYVESIVITAPALSPNTDGIHIENTNDVKIYNSIVSNGDDCVSIGTGCFDVDIKNITCGPGHGISIGSLGNHNSKACVSNITVRESTIKFSDNGVRIKTWQGGSGSVSGVRFKNIHMDTVKNPIIIDQFYCLSKDCSNKTSAVFVSDIVYTSIRGTYDIKHPPMHFACSDSVPCTNLTLSDVELLPSQGDILNDAFCWNAYGNSETLTIPPVFCLLDGIPQAISDNDIGQCG from the exons atgaGGCTTTCTCCTATTTTAATACTATTATTCTCTATATATTTTCTTACTTTGTTTCTTTATGTTGATGCAAGACATCATTCtcatacaaaacacaaacattatCATAATCCACCATCTGAAATTTCACAACCTCCTTCTCCACTACCTTCACCACCATATCCTAGACCTCCTTCTCCACTACCTTCACCACCATACTCTATACCTCCTTCTCCACTACCTTCACCACCATATTCTAGTGCTCCTCCTGAAGAACTTCCTAGTCCTCCTCCTACTAGTGATCATAATAGTTGCCAAAATGTATCTGGTTTATTCGATGTACGAAAATTCGGTGCCGTTGGAGATGGAGTAACCGATGATACTGAGTCTTTTAAAATGGCTTGGGACACTGCTTGTCAAAGTGAATTACCACTTAATGTTATCTTTGTTCCTAGTGGTTTCTCCTTCATTGTTCAATCTACTATTTTCACAGGTCCTTGTAATGGTGGCATAGTATTAAAG GTTGATGGCACTCTTATGACACCTGATGGGCCTCAATCTTGGCTGAAAAACAACAGTAGGCGTCAATGGTTAGTCTTTTATAGAATCAATGGTATGTCACTTGAAGGAGGTGGTACAATTGATGGCAGAGGACAAAAATGGTGGGATCTTCCTTGTAAGCCTCACAAG GGACCTAATGGAACAACATTAGCAGGACCTTGTGACAGCCCAGTT GCTATAAGGTTTTTCTTGAGTTCGAATCTGACTGTAAAAGGACTTAGGATAAAAAACAGCCCTCAGTTCCATTTCAGATTTGATGGCTGCCAAACTGTTTATGTAGAATCAATCGTCATAACAGCTCCAGCGTTAAGCCCGAACACGGATGGAATACACATAGAAAATACTAATGATGTCAAAATAtataactctattgtttccaATG GTGATGATTGTGTTTCCATTGGAACTGGTTGCTTTGATGTTGATATTAAAAACATTACATGTGGACCAGGTCATGGGATAag CATTGGAAGTTTGGGAAACCACAACTCCAAAGCATGTGTATCAAACATAACAGTAAGAGAATCAACTATAAAATTTTCAGATAACGGAGTAAGAATCAAGACATGGCAAGGTGGATCAGGATCAGTATCTGGAGTAAGATTTAAGAATATTCACATGGATACAGTGAAAAATCCAATTATAATTGACCAATTTTACTGTCTCAGTAAAGATTGCAGCAACAAAACCTCTGCAGTTTTTGTATCAGACATAGTTTACACAAGCATAAGAGGAACTTATGATATTAAACATCCTCCTATGCATTTCGCGTGCAGCGACTCCGTCCCTTGCACAAACTTGACTCTCTCTGATGTTGAGCTTCTTCCATCTCAAGGAGATATATTAAATGATGCTTTTTGTTGGAATGCTTATGGAAATTCAGAGACATTAACTATTCCTCCAGTTTTTTGCTTGCTGGATGGTATTCCTCAGGCCATTTCAGACAATGATATTGGTCAATGTGGATGA